A part of Paenibacillus sp. sptzw28 genomic DNA contains:
- a CDS encoding acyl-CoA dehydrogenase family protein: protein MAQTIRWGGRFVVDDMPPEAMATPEDFTEEQRMIADAARAFIAGEIHPRDAEIEALNYTLTVDLMRKAGELGLLGADVPEAYGGLGLDKVSSTLLAETLSEASSFALSVGAHVGIGTLPIVFFGTPEQKRRYLPDLASAARIAAYCLTEPASGSDALGARTTARLSPDGTHYVLSGSKLYITNAGFADLFIVYAKVDGDHFTTFIVERGFPGFSVGPEEHKMGIKGSSTCPIYFDDTPVPVENVLGEVGKGHLIAFNILNIGRFKLAAGCVGGAKETISLAAKYANMRKQFGRAISSFPLIGAKLADMNIMTYVMESMVYRTAGWIDEMLQAAEEAARHDSPASSDAAAAGVTSASSGEAAAGKSQSPSATGVSSAPSGAAAAPQPAGQDNGSGARAAKAISEYALECSINKVFATEALDFVADEGVQIHGGYGYIREYKIERVYRDSRINRIFEGTNEINRMLIPGTLMKKALKGELPLLRKARALQAELLQPMPLPPFDEPLAKETYRIQQAKKTFLAVGGLAVQKFGLALEQQQEVLCMLADMMIQIFAMESANLRSRKMLKREASSASISAKTQNAIDMTVVFVQEAMEKIERLAKTALAALEEGDALQTQLSVLKKLMRSPLADTVALKRNIAARVIRSEQYTL from the coding sequence ATGGCGCAAACGATTCGCTGGGGCGGACGTTTTGTCGTTGATGACATGCCGCCGGAGGCGATGGCTACTCCGGAGGATTTTACCGAGGAGCAGCGAATGATCGCCGATGCGGCGCGAGCTTTCATCGCCGGCGAGATTCACCCCCGCGACGCCGAAATCGAAGCGCTCAACTATACATTGACTGTCGATCTTATGCGCAAAGCGGGTGAGCTTGGCCTGCTCGGCGCCGATGTGCCGGAGGCATATGGGGGCCTGGGACTGGACAAAGTGAGCTCGACGCTGCTGGCGGAAACACTCTCCGAAGCGTCTTCGTTTGCGCTGTCGGTCGGTGCACACGTGGGTATCGGCACACTGCCGATTGTTTTTTTCGGCACGCCTGAGCAGAAGCGGCGATATTTGCCGGACCTCGCATCAGCGGCACGCATCGCCGCCTACTGTCTCACCGAGCCCGCATCCGGCTCGGACGCGCTTGGCGCCCGGACCACGGCGAGATTATCGCCGGACGGCACTCATTATGTGCTAAGCGGCTCGAAGCTCTACATTACGAATGCAGGTTTTGCGGACCTGTTTATCGTATATGCCAAGGTCGACGGCGACCATTTTACCACCTTTATTGTCGAACGGGGTTTTCCCGGCTTCAGCGTCGGACCCGAGGAGCACAAAATGGGCATTAAGGGCTCTTCCACCTGCCCGATTTACTTTGACGATACCCCAGTTCCGGTCGAAAATGTGCTAGGCGAAGTCGGAAAAGGTCACCTCATCGCATTCAATATTCTGAACATCGGAAGGTTTAAGCTTGCGGCCGGCTGTGTCGGCGGTGCAAAAGAAACCATTTCACTGGCGGCCAAATACGCGAACATGCGAAAACAATTCGGCCGTGCCATCTCATCTTTCCCGTTGATCGGGGCGAAGCTCGCGGATATGAACATCATGACCTACGTAATGGAGAGCATGGTGTACCGCACGGCCGGGTGGATCGACGAGATGCTGCAGGCTGCGGAAGAAGCCGCCCGCCACGATTCGCCCGCGTCATCCGACGCGGCAGCTGCCGGAGTCACATCCGCATCATCCGGGGAAGCCGCTGCCGGAAAATCGCAGTCACCATCTGCCACCGGAGTGTCCTCCGCACCATCCGGCGCGGCAGCTGCGCCGCAGCCGGCGGGCCAAGACAACGGGTCAGGCGCAAGAGCGGCCAAAGCGATCAGTGAATATGCGCTGGAATGCTCGATCAACAAAGTGTTTGCGACCGAAGCGCTCGACTTCGTTGCCGACGAAGGCGTGCAAATCCACGGCGGGTACGGCTACATCCGCGAATACAAAATCGAGCGGGTTTATCGGGACTCGCGCATTAACCGGATTTTTGAAGGCACGAACGAAATCAACCGGATGCTGATCCCCGGCACGCTCATGAAAAAAGCGCTCAAAGGAGAACTTCCGCTGCTCCGAAAAGCGCGCGCCCTGCAGGCTGAGCTGCTGCAGCCCATGCCGCTTCCGCCGTTCGACGAACCGCTCGCCAAAGAAACATACCGCATTCAGCAGGCGAAGAAAACATTTCTTGCCGTAGGCGGGCTTGCCGTTCAGAAGTTCGGTCTTGCGCTCGAACAGCAGCAGGAGGTGCTCTGCATGCTGGCCGATATGATGATCCAGATTTTCGCAATGGAAAGCGCCAATCTTCGCAGCCGCAAAATGCTGAAGCGGGAAGCGTCAAGCGCTTCGATATCCGCAAAAACGCAAAATGCGATAGACATGACCGTTGTATTCGTTCAGGAAGCGATGGAGAAGATCGAGCGCTTAGCGAAGACCGCCCTCGCCGCTTTGGAAGAAGGCGATGCTCTGCAAACGCAGCTTTCGGTGCTGAAGAAGCTGATGAGATCCCCGCTCGCCGATACGGTCGCACTCAAACGAAATATAGCCGCTCGCGTCATCCGTAGCGAGCAATATACCTTGTAG